From Serinicoccus profundi, the proteins below share one genomic window:
- a CDS encoding M13 family metallopeptidase has translation MKSGIDRAMMQTDVRAQDDLFAHVNGGWLVTAIIPEDRSRYGSFDMLRENAETAVRALIEKAAEAQPALDTAAGKVGALYASFMDEARVAELGLTPLADPLREIAQVPDTSALVRLSARLQREGVDGLTHLWVTADAGDPESYVAYLHQGGIGLPDEAYYTAEEHAAVREAYRTYLARLLEIAAPALAEAGVADVLGEDAVDRVYALEERLASAHWDRVASRDAVKSYTRLTRAELAEQTPGMDWDAFADGLGAAAGSLDALVARQPDVLAALGTALQDVPLADWQAWLVVRLLDSLAPYLTDDLVAAHFDFHGKALSGTPANKERWKRGVGLVEALLGEAAGQLYVEAHFPPAARERMSELVANVTEAFRRRIGELEWMGEQTRARAEEKLATFRPKIGHPPTFRDYSDYQLDAGDLVGNVRRGAAFETDRELAKIGGPIDRDEWLMTPQTVNAYYHPMLNEIVFPAAILQPPFFDVDADDAANYGGIGAVIAHEIGHGFDDQGSRYAGDGSLTDWWTEADREAFDARSKRLIEQFDSLSPRDIPGGTATVNGGLTVGENIGDLCGLELAHLAYSIATDGAAPEVDGWTGDQRFFLGWASVWRTVARAEEARRLLSIDPHAPADLRANTVRNVDAFHEAFGTQEGDGLWLAPADRVRIF, from the coding sequence ATGAAGTCAGGGATCGACCGCGCCATGATGCAGACCGACGTCCGTGCCCAGGACGACCTCTTCGCCCACGTCAACGGGGGGTGGTTGGTGACCGCGATCATCCCGGAGGACCGCTCGCGCTACGGATCCTTCGACATGTTGCGGGAGAACGCCGAGACCGCGGTCCGCGCGCTCATCGAGAAGGCCGCCGAGGCCCAGCCCGCCCTCGACACCGCGGCCGGCAAGGTGGGGGCTCTCTACGCCAGCTTCATGGACGAGGCCCGCGTCGCCGAGCTGGGGCTCACCCCGCTCGCGGACCCGCTGCGCGAGATCGCGCAGGTGCCGGACACCAGCGCCCTGGTCCGCCTCTCCGCACGGCTCCAGCGCGAGGGCGTCGACGGTCTCACCCACCTCTGGGTGACTGCCGACGCCGGCGACCCCGAGAGCTACGTCGCCTACCTCCACCAGGGCGGCATCGGCCTGCCCGACGAGGCCTACTACACCGCCGAGGAGCACGCCGCGGTGCGCGAGGCCTACCGCACCTACCTCGCCCGCCTCCTGGAGATCGCCGCCCCGGCCCTCGCCGAGGCGGGAGTGGCCGACGTGCTGGGCGAGGACGCCGTGGACCGGGTCTACGCCCTGGAGGAGCGTCTCGCCTCCGCCCACTGGGACCGCGTGGCCTCCCGAGACGCGGTGAAGAGCTACACCCGCCTCACCCGTGCCGAGCTGGCCGAGCAGACCCCCGGCATGGACTGGGACGCCTTCGCCGACGGCCTCGGAGCCGCCGCCGGCTCCCTCGACGCCCTCGTCGCCCGCCAGCCCGACGTGCTCGCGGCGCTGGGCACGGCCCTGCAGGACGTCCCGCTCGCCGACTGGCAGGCCTGGCTCGTCGTGCGGCTGCTCGACTCGCTCGCCCCCTACCTCACCGACGACCTCGTCGCCGCGCACTTCGACTTCCACGGGAAGGCCCTGTCGGGCACCCCGGCCAACAAGGAGCGGTGGAAGCGCGGCGTCGGCCTCGTCGAGGCCCTGCTCGGCGAGGCCGCCGGGCAGCTCTACGTCGAGGCGCACTTCCCCCCGGCCGCCCGGGAGCGGATGAGCGAGCTCGTCGCCAATGTCACCGAGGCCTTCCGCCGCCGCATCGGCGAGCTGGAGTGGATGGGGGAGCAGACCCGCGCCCGCGCCGAGGAGAAGCTCGCCACCTTCAGACCCAAGATCGGCCACCCGCCGACCTTCCGTGACTACTCCGACTACCAGCTCGACGCCGGCGACCTCGTCGGCAACGTCCGTCGCGGCGCGGCCTTCGAGACCGACCGCGAGCTCGCCAAGATCGGTGGCCCGATCGACCGGGACGAGTGGCTCATGACCCCGCAGACGGTCAACGCCTACTACCACCCGATGCTCAACGAGATCGTCTTCCCGGCGGCCATCCTGCAGCCGCCGTTCTTCGACGTCGACGCCGACGACGCCGCCAACTACGGCGGCATCGGCGCGGTCATCGCGCACGAGATCGGGCACGGCTTCGACGACCAGGGCAGCCGGTATGCCGGGGACGGCTCGCTCACCGACTGGTGGACCGAGGCCGACCGGGAGGCCTTCGACGCCCGCAGCAAGCGCCTCATCGAGCAGTTCGACAGCCTCTCCCCGCGCGACATCCCCGGCGGCACCGCGACGGTCAACGGCGGGCTCACCGTCGGCGAGAACATCGGTGACCTGTGCGGTCTCGAGCTCGCCCACCTCGCCTACTCCATCGCCACCGACGGCGCCGCTCCCGAGGTCGACGGCTGGACCGGTGACCAGCGCTTCTTCCTCGGCTGGGCCTCGGTCTGGCGGACCGTCGCCCGGGCGGAGGAGGCCCGGCGGCTGCTCTCGATCGACCCGCACGCCCCGGCCGACCTGCGCGCCAACACGGTCCGCAACGTCGACGCCTTCCACGAGGCCTTCGGCACCCAGGAGGGTGACGGGCTCTGGCTCGCCCCCGCCGACCGGGTGCGGATCTTCTAG
- a CDS encoding NUDIX domain-containing protein, giving the protein MDTETAAGASASDYLPPTHVRVLSLALIRHPDTGALFVSEYLDPARGEVLHRPAGGGIEFGETSEQALRREFREEFDTKLEVGQRLGVLENIFVFNGRPGHEWIVVHEARFLDRAMLDRGPFPVLDAPTDVGVRRSVTGTDLPRLVPDALADLL; this is encoded by the coding sequence GTGGACACCGAGACCGCGGCCGGGGCCAGCGCCAGCGACTACCTCCCGCCGACGCACGTCCGGGTGCTCAGCCTGGCGCTGATCCGCCACCCAGACACCGGAGCGTTGTTCGTCTCCGAGTACCTCGACCCCGCCCGCGGGGAGGTCCTGCACCGTCCGGCGGGAGGCGGCATCGAGTTCGGCGAGACCTCCGAGCAGGCGCTGCGGCGGGAGTTCCGCGAGGAGTTCGACACCAAGCTCGAGGTGGGGCAGCGGCTGGGCGTGCTCGAGAACATCTTCGTCTTCAACGGCCGCCCGGGGCACGAGTGGATCGTCGTCCACGAGGCGCGCTTCCTCGACCGCGCGATGCTCGACCGGGGGCCGTTCCCGGTGCTCGACGCGCCGACGGACGTGGGGGTACGGCGCTCCGTCACCGGCACCGACCTACCCCGCCTCGTCCCGGACGCCCTCGCCGACCTGCTCTGA
- a CDS encoding ABC transporter ATP-binding protein, translated as MNAIELREVTKRFGRTTALDALSMQVAAGEVHGFLGPNGSGKSTTIRVLLGLLRADSGTTRLLGGDPWTDAPTLHRRLAYVPGDVALWPSLTGGEVIDLLGRLRGGTDPARRAALLERFDLDPTKKGTTYSKGNRQKVALVAALASDVELLLLDEPTSGLDPLMEAQFRAVIGEERARGRTVLLSSHILSEVEHLCDRVSIIRAGQIVESGTLAELRHLTRTLVVAELAVPVPPGVATAPGVHDAEVDGHRITCQVDDTELGSVMSRLSALGIRSITSTPPTLEELFLRHYDESGR; from the coding sequence ATGAACGCCATCGAGCTGCGCGAGGTCACCAAGCGGTTCGGACGCACCACCGCGCTCGACGCCCTGTCGATGCAGGTGGCGGCCGGGGAGGTGCACGGATTCCTCGGGCCCAACGGCTCGGGCAAGTCGACGACGATCCGGGTGCTGCTCGGGCTGCTGCGCGCCGACTCGGGCACGACGCGCCTCCTCGGTGGTGACCCGTGGACGGACGCGCCGACCCTGCACCGACGCCTGGCCTACGTGCCCGGCGACGTGGCCCTGTGGCCCAGCCTCACCGGAGGTGAGGTCATCGACCTGCTCGGGCGGCTGCGTGGCGGCACCGACCCCGCCCGCCGCGCCGCGCTGCTGGAGCGCTTCGACCTCGATCCGACCAAGAAGGGCACGACCTACTCCAAGGGCAACCGGCAGAAGGTTGCGCTCGTCGCGGCGCTCGCCTCCGACGTCGAGCTGCTCCTGCTCGACGAGCCGACCAGCGGCCTCGACCCGCTCATGGAGGCGCAGTTCCGCGCCGTCATCGGGGAGGAACGCGCGCGCGGACGCACCGTGCTCCTCTCCAGCCACATCCTGTCCGAGGTGGAGCACCTCTGCGACCGGGTCTCGATCATCCGCGCCGGGCAGATCGTGGAGTCCGGCACCCTCGCCGAGCTGCGCCACCTCACCCGCACCCTCGTCGTCGCCGAGCTCGCCGTGCCGGTCCCCCCGGGGGTCGCGACCGCGCCAGGCGTCCACGACGCCGAGGTGGACGGGCACCGGATCACCTGCCAGGTCGACGACACCGAGCTGGGCTCGGTCATGTCCCGTCTCTCGGCCCTCGGCATCCGGTCGATCACCTCCACTCCCCCGACGCTGGAGGAGCTCTTCCTGCGCCACTACGACGAGTCCGGCCGATGA